A window of Solanum stenotomum isolate F172 unplaced genomic scaffold, ASM1918654v1 scaffold12964, whole genome shotgun sequence contains these coding sequences:
- the LOC125850015 gene encoding disease resistance protein RUN1-like: MNTQGESSTTSSNFSYDVFLSFRGEDTRKTFTGHLYSRLCQVGINTFIDDEELRKGKVISTELEKAIEESRVSIVVFSKNYASSSWCLDELVKILECKDKLKQIVLPIFYDVHPSHVRKQTGCFGEALAKLMERSFEVERMKKWTDSLTQAANLSGWDLQNVVDGHESKFIESIVKQVLLEVNQTPLDVAWHPVGVDSRVEDIELLFQKGCADEVRMVGIYGVGGIGKTTLAKAIYNQIFRQFDSSCFLSDVRSEAEAFGLVKLQEKLLNQILKTKDVKVSSVAEGVNLIKARLGSKKVLIILDDVDHMCQLESLTREISWFGSGSLIIITTRDKHLLSRIRENERYKAKLLNQDEAQQLFSCHAFSSPSPPQEYVELAKSIIKYSGGLPLALVTLGSHLQGRSVEEWRYEFKKLRAIPHCDIQKILKISFDGLDCDTQSVFLDIACAFHGFFEDEVIKTLNACGFYSESAISTLVQRNLLQRDWRYLVMHDLVRDMGREIVRMESPRDSGKRSRLFKPQEVRDVLQGNKGSEKVEVLMVDPGALKGANLSTKTFKKMKNLRVLKIDELHINGDFELLSKELRWLSWQKCPLKCIPSHFPAEKLVVLKMQGSNIQEFGVDLKCSKSLKKLDLSDSKRLVRTPNFNGSRSLETLWLRGCTSLTEIHESIGNLQRLIDLDFYGCKKLTYLPSSICHLKSLRSLGIRWCSSLQTLPVELGEMQCLTSLLASDTGIIHLPGSVEMLKDLVTLEVGSRNLEAKRSIISRKRIHRIESLSSSISSLILTYCGFSEADIPRDIGSLSSLMYLNLSGNSFLCLPFDFSKLRLLEYLCLNDCENLQTLPSVSNLEKLWTFEIANSNKLVDVTGLDNLPFIERINMVNCTSLQNPFNEGFFSAPTLPFQSRKNPNPGLEIYLQSNEIPDFCSNRVTSSSICFTMPTHNEYKFLGMIVWCVRKFVKVPTSRGLHPRGLSFNIVGRMPSKCYHWRYDYEIHARCAELSCVLYRSYLQEPFYGQIMEGGEKMQIAEFGAESTVKKIGIHLLYLDEHSNVTSFPAIVDHSHSTTESS; this comes from the exons ATGAATACTCAAGGAGAATCATCAACTACTTCTTCCAACTTCTCTTATGATGTGTTTCTGAGTTTCAGAGGTGAAGATACTCGAAAAACCTTCACAGGTCATCTTTATTCTAGATTATGTCAAGTCGGAATTAATACCTTCATAGACGACGAGGAATTAAGAAAAGGCAAGGTGATTTCAACAGAACTTGAGAAAGCAATTGAAGAGTCTAGAGTTTCCATTGTTGTTTTCTCGAAAAATTATGCTTCGTCTAGTTGGTGTCTTGATGAACTTGTTAAAATTCTCGAATGCAAAGACAAGTTAAAGCAAATAGTTTTGCCTATTTTCTATGATGTTCATCCTTCTCATGTACGCAAGCAAACCGGATGCTTTGGTGAAGCTTTGGCTAAGCTTATGGAACGATCATTCGAGGTTGAGAGAATGAAAAAATGGACGGATTCACTTACTCAAGCTGCAAATTTATCTGGATGGGATTTGCAAAATGTTGTTGACGG ACATGaatcaaaatttattgaaaGTATTGTAAAACAAGTTCTACTAGAGGTAAACCAGACACCTCTAGATGTTGCTTGGCACCCTGTTGGAGTAGATTCTCGTGTCGAAGATATAGAGTTGTTATTCCAAAAAGGATGTGCAGATGAAGTTCGTATGGTTGGTATATATGGCGTAGGTGGAATAGGGAAAACAACTCTGGCTAAAGCTATCTACAATCAAATATTTCGACAATTTGATAGTAGTTGCTTCCTTTCAGATGTTAGATCAGAAGCTGAAGCATTTGGTCTAGTCAAGTTACAAGAGAAACTACTAAATCAAATTCTCAAAACTAAGGACGTCAAAGTTAGCAGTGTTGCTGAAGGCGTCAATCTAATCAAAGCAAGACTTGGGTCAAAGAAGGTTCTAATTATTCTTGATGACGTAGATCATATGTGCCAATTAGAATCCTTGACAAGAGAAATAAGTTGGTTTGGTTCTGGCAGTTTAATAATTATTACAACCCGAGACAAGCATTTGCTATCTCGGATTAGAGAAAATGAGAGATACAAGGCAAAACTTTTAAATCAAGATGAAGCTCAACAACTTTTTTCTTGTCATGCTTTTAGTAGTCCTTCTCCGCCACAAGAATATGTTGAGCTTGCAAAAAGCATAATCAAATATTCAGGTGGGCTACCGTTAGCTCTAGTGACATTGGGGTCACATTTACAAGGGAGATCCGTAGAAGAATGGAGATACGAGTTCAAAAAACTAAGAGCAATTCCTCATTGTGATATTCAAAAGATCCTTAAGATAAGCTTTGACGGACTTGATTGTGATACTCAGAGTGTTTTCCTTGATATCGCGTGTGCCTTCCATGGATTTTTTGAGGATGAAGTTATCAAAACATTAAATGCGTGTGGTTTTTATTCTGAAAGTGCAATTTCAACCTTAGTCCAAAGGAACTTGCTCCAAAGGGATTGGCGTTATTTGGTGATGCATGATCTAGTGCGAGATATGGGAAGAGAAATTGTTCGTATGGAATCACCTCGAGACTCTGGAAAACGGAGTAGATTGTTCAAACCTCAAGAAGTCCGAGATGTTCTACAAGGAAATAAA GGTTCCGAAAAAGTAGAAGTACTGATGGTAGATCCAGGGGCATTAAAAGGCGCGAACCTGAGCACCaagacatttaagaaaatgaaaaatttgagGGTGCTTAAAATCGATGAGTTACATATTAATGGAGATTTCGAGCTGTTGTCCAAGGAGCTCAGATGGTTGTCTTGGCAAAAATGTCCTTTAAAATGTATACCATCACATTTTCCTGCGGAAAAACTTGTAGTTCTTAAAATGCAAGGGAGTAATATCCAAGAATTTGGCGTGGATTTGAAG tgcTCTAAAAGTTTGAAGAAGCTGGATCTCTCTGATAGCAAGCGCCTCGTAAGAACTCCAAACTTCAATGGTTCACGAAGTCTCGAGACTTTGTGGCTTCGTGGTTGCACAAGTCTGACAGAGATCCATGAATCAATTGGAAATTTGCAGAGACTAATTGATCTAGATTTTTATGGCTGCAAAAAGCTTACTTATCTTCCGAGCAGCATATGCCATCTAAAATCCCTTCGATCCTTGGGCATTCGTTGGTGTTCATCTTTACAAACACTACCAGTTGAGCTTGGAGAAATGCAATGTCTTACATCTCTTCTTGCAAGTGATACAGGTATAATACATTTGCCTGGATCAGTTGAAATGCTAAAAGATCTCGTAACTTTGGAAGTAGGAAGTCGAAATTTAGAGGCCAAAAGGAGTATCATTTCACGAAAAAGAATCCACCGCATTGAATCCTTGTCAAGTTCTATATCTTCTTTAATCCTTACATATTGTGGTTTCTCCGAGGCTGATATTCCCAGAGATATTGGGAGTTTATCGTCCTTGATGTATTTAAATTTGAGTGGTAACAGTTTCCTCTGTCTGCCCTTTGATTTTTCGAAGCTACGATTATTGGAGTATTTATGTTTGAATGATTGTGAGAATCTTCAAACACTCCCATCAGtatcaaatttagaaaaattatggACTTTTGAGATTGCAAATAGCAATAAGTTGGTAGATGTTACGGGGTTGGATAACCTCCCTTTTATAGAGAGGATCAACATGGTTAATTGTACTTCTCTCCAGAATCCGTTCAACGAAGGCTTCTTTAGTGCACCTACTCTACCATTTCAATCTAGAAAAAATCCTAATCCG GGGTTAGAAATTTATCTCCAAAGCAATGAGATTCCAGATTTTTGCAGCAATCGAGTAACATCTTCGTCTATCTGTTTTACTATGCCCACACATAATGAGTATAAATTCTTAGGAATGATTGTCTGGTGTGTTCGAAAGTTTGTCAAAGTACCAACTTCAAGAGGTTTGCATCCGCGTGGATTGAGCTTTAATATTGTTGGAAGAATGCCTTCAAAATGTTACCATTGGCGATATGATTATGAAATACATGCTAGATGCGCAGAACTATCATGTGTACTTTACAGATCTTACTTACAAGAACCGTTTTATGGACAGATTATGGAAGGTGGAGAAAAGATGCAAATCGCGGAGTTTGGAGCAGAAAGTACAGTAAAGAAGATAGGGATCCATCTGTTATATTTAGATGAACATAGTAACGTTACATCTTTTCCAGCAATCGTTGATCATTCTCATTCAACAACAGAGTCGTCTTAG